The DNA region CGGTTTGAACAGCACGGTGTGCTGGGGCTTGCCGATGGGCAAGCCCCAGGGAAGCCATTGCTGGTCACACCGCAGATGGAACAGTTCCTGCGCGAGAAACTGCGTGAAGATCGCTTCTGGACGGCCGCCCTGTTGTGTCAGGCAGTGGCTGAACAGGTCCACGTGCGGGTCAGCCCACGGACTATGACCCAGCATCTGCACCGTCTCGGCTACACCTGGAAGCGGGCGAGGTACTCGCCCGCCAAAACCCTGGAGCCGGCGGTGCAGCACGAACACGCCGCGTCCATCGAGACGTTAAAAAGGGGGCATTGGACGGCAAACTCCGCTTAAGCTTTCTGGATCAGACCGGATTGGGTCTGATGCTCTCGATCGGTGCGACCTGGACGCCTCGGGGCTCGGGCTGTCAGTTTGAGATCCCCACGCGGTGGGGATCGAACGGCCGGATCAACCTGATGGGCTGTCTCACCCTCGACAGCGCCGTGACCCGTTTGGACGTGCGGGAACTGAACGGGAACTGCACCGGCGAACAGGTCATTGAGTTTCTCGACACCTTCGCCCAGCGCTGTGATCCACAGCGCTGGACCGTCGTCGTTCTGGACAATGCGCCCTTTCACAAGGGCGCAGCGCTGCGTCAGCGAATCCCGCACTGGGAGACCCTGGGCTTATATCTCCGGTATCTGCCGCCCTACGCGCCAATGTTGAACCTGATTGAGGCCGTCTGGCGACGACTTAAGGGATTTTTGCTGCCCAGGCGCTGCTATGACACTGTCGCCGAATTGCGCAAGGCCCTCTACGCGGCCTTAACGGTTCTGGACGCTCAATTTATCTAAAAACTATTCGCGATCTACTTA from Deinococcus humi includes:
- a CDS encoding IS630 family transposase; this translates as MDGKLRLSFLDQTGLGLMLSIGATWTPRGSGCQFEIPTRWGSNGRINLMGCLTLDSAVTRLDVRELNGNCTGEQVIEFLDTFAQRCDPQRWTVVVLDNAPFHKGAALRQRIPHWETLGLYLRYLPPYAPMLNLIEAVWRRLKGFLLPRRCYDTVAELRKALYAALTVLDAQFI
- a CDS encoding winged helix-turn-helix domain-containing protein — its product is MGRPARQIEISEAADQQLHALEFNVHVHPKVRFRATLLRLHRAGWTVAQLAQHFERNPQAVHNDLTRFEQHGVLGLADGQAPGKPLLVTPQMEQFLREKLREDRFWTAALLCQAVAEQVHVRVSPRTMTQHLHRLGYTWKRARYSPAKTLEPAVQHEHAASIETLKRGHWTANSA